A stretch of DNA from Methanolinea mesophila:
GCATCGCCGACGTGAGCATCGGAACGCATGCGCTCCCCCTCAGCCACCTTATCGATTACCTTTCACCGGATGCGGGCCGGATCGTTTTTGTAGGGATCCAGCCTGAATCCATGATCATGGGAGACGGGCTCTCCCCTGCCGTGAAGGAAGGGGCGGACCGGTTCATGGACCTGCTCAGGGAGGGATCGTTTCGGGAAATTTTGGAATATGACGAGGATCAGGGGTAAGGGACGCAGGGGAAGGGATTCCCTGGCGGTATTCTGCTTTCGTTTGACAGGAGAAAACCCGGTGCCGGACGGCCCTGGCCCGGAGGGAACATCCGGGTTCGGGGTACGGCCGCGAAGAGGACTGCCGGATCCGGTGTTCTGTTGAATATGCCCGCATCCCGCGGAAATCCCCGTTATGCGCGATTTGCTGCAATCATGGCCGGGTACTCCGGATCATGACCGCC
This window harbors:
- the hycI gene encoding hydrogenase maturation peptidase HycI; this translates as MNVLMGIGNTLLGDDGVGSYIASRFRDDDWTVFDCGTVPENFTSPVRKVHPGILILVDAAEMGLTPGEFRVVPPDRIADVSIGTHALPLSHLIDYLSPDAGRIVFVGIQPESMIMGDGLSPAVKEGADRFMDLLREGSFREILEYDEDQG